A stretch of DNA from Acidobacteriota bacterium:
GGTCCTCGGCCAATTGCCGCGACTTTGAGGGGTCGTTCATAGCGTTAAGCACTATTAGCCCGACGACCACCGACACCGCGCCGATCAGCACCGCGACAAAAAGCCCGAGCCCGACGAGAATGCCGCCGCGGGTGCGGATGTTGCCCGCCGTAAAGAAAGTGCTCTTGCCGCACCGCGGACACGCGGTCTCAGCCGAGACAGCCTCAAAATTGCACCCGAAACATTGCCGAGCCTCCGCCGCCGCCATCGCCTGCTGCTGTTGCATCATAGAGAAACCAAATCCCAAAAGAATCTAAATTCGCCACGACATAATTCCCCAACTCGTCCCGGCCGAAAACCCGCCGAACCCGCCGTGCGCTACGGGCGCATTTGAAGCTCCGTTCAGTTTTTGTTAACATAGGAAGTGTTGAGGTTGCTCGTTAGTTGGTTAGATTAGTTAGTCGCTACTTCGGTAGCAGTTAGTTAGTTAGATTGGTTAGTTCGCAACCTTGACGGAGGAAAAGCTTGCCGGGTGTCAAAACCTAGCGGCTTTTCCTTTTTTCATGCCCGGACGGATCGTTACTCTGAAGTGCCCGGCCAATTTTCCCGCTAATTCAACCTAATATTGCGGAACGTTTAATCTCCGGTAGTCCTACGTAGGCGAACGCCTGCCTCCCCAAAATTGGGTATTGCTCGTTCAGCTTCGATAATGTAGTATTTCGTCAAAAGAAATCGAGCTCCCTATGAACGAGAAAATCCGAACGCTACCACCATCAAGTTTTCATCAACAAGAAGATGGATTTGTACGACCTCTTTTTAAGGTCTGCGTCCCCCTATTGATCTTGATTCTTGTGATACTCGGGTGTAAACCGAAGCCAAGTTCGAACAGTCCGACGCCGGACGTAAGTAGTCCTGAAGCGAATACATCAGAGGTTGTTAAGCAGCCCGAAACTTCTTCGCAAGGACGCTTCGAAATTACTGAGATCTGTAATTTGCCGAAGGAGGTTGCCCCAAACACTCCTTTCGGGAGACTTGGCGGCGGCCGATGGGAGAGAACCAGCAGTTTCGATGAACAATGGGATTACGACTGCAAAGGCGATACGGGCGATGTGACCTTAGAAGACAGCGAGAAAGGTAATGTTAGCGTTGAATATGGATCGATCGGTGGACCAATCGATGTGAAATATCTATCAATCGAATACACCGCTACGAGGTTCAATGGGCTCGACAAATCGGAGCTGGAACACCGAAAGAGCTACGTGGATTTCGTGGATCGGATTTCGAAGCGACTGTTCAACGAACCGCTTCCAGACTCCGTAAAGAAACAGTTGCTCGGCACAAAAGATATTCGGAAAGAAGATTCCGGCACTCCTGTTGGATCGGGATATGTGAACACGTCCGTGAATCTTACCAACAATAAGGTAGTCATGACCGATATCCATTTCTTCGAGAGTAAGGATGCATACGGTAAGTTCAGAAACCAGTAGTTTCGGTGGCCAGGGGGCGTCCGGGTTTTGTTGAAGAACGCTATCCACTTCCGAAGAGTCGGGGCTAAGAGACACGCTGACCGAAAGGTTTCTTCTGCACGTTAATTTGCTGTTTGTAATCGATGCCACGCCAAACGAGCATTTCGCAAGAGCTCAGTCGCCATCCGTTCAGTCTCCGCGTCATCGCTGAGATCCGGTAAGCCAGTGATCTCTGCGTGAGTCGGGCTGTTGGGAATCACATCCGCTTTCGCATCGCGGACATTCCCAACATGGAGACTGGTGACTGCCTTAAGACTCTTCAGGCTGGTTGTGGCGTTTTCACAATTGTTATTGACCGAGAGCCCCTTTTCATTTTGTCGAAGTGTGAATGCCAGACTATGAATCACGCAATCTTCACTAATCCAACTAGGCCTAATCGCTCGAAATATTAGGGTGTCACACAACAGTATTTCAGGGAACGCGTCATGGATTGTGGGCATAGTCAGAAGTTTAACTTTCTTAATTCTCTTGCGAGCAGTTGCGAATCTAATCGGTAGTTAACGCCATCCTTACCATCGAAGTTATAATACAGATACGGGGGGCGATTGTTTGATCCAGATAGGAACAATCTCACCTCACATTCAAACGACTTACGCCATTCGAATTTCAAACCACCAAGGCCATCTGGAGCAACACCCGGGATAACGGTCGATTTGCCAATAAGAAAATACGCGGGAACCACCCAGCGATAGTAGCGGTTCAATGCGAATCGTGAAGGTCGTGGATCAAAGTCTTCTTCAGGGATCGCGTTTTCAAGAGCGACAATTTTTGAATATAGAGACCGTAACTGATTGAAAGTTTCCGAATGGGTAACAGCCACGCAAAAGCCGCTCTCATTGTAAAGTTCCCGGCTAAGTACCGTTTGAGTCCTCGAATACAATTTCGGGAAATCTAGGAAAGTTGTTGCCGTTGTATCATGCACTGCCGACCTCGTTTTCACTATCCTCATCAATCGGGATCGCTGTCTGGCCCGTGAAAAGTTGATATTGATTTTCAAGAGCACGAATTAGGTCAGGTATCTTTTCGCTTGATATTGCAATTCGTCCAACACACTGAGCGTCGAGCATTGTGGTCTCCGAGTCGAAACCCGGTTGCAGAATTGGAATCCTCACTTCGAAAAACGAAAGAACGAAATCGGTAAGGATGACTTGTACCGCAACTTCCGACGCGTACAGCGTAGAAATCGAGTCTGGTACCTTAAAATCAATTCCAACTGGACGGGGAACTACGATTTTCTTTTCAGTGTCGTTTGCATTTTCAGCCATTAAAATTTCCTCAAGTCAGTCCACATATCATTCGCTCAAGCACCGGAGGCAAAAGGGGGCGTGGGCCGTAAGCCATTTGTTCTACATTCTTTTGAATAAGTTGCGCTTGAAAAATGCCTGCATCGCACGCGTTGTAATCTCGCTCTTTAACTTAGATGCTCTCCACGGCTCTTCGTTGTGCGTTTGCTCAACCAGAGCTGACGCTGAAAGGTCTCCATAAGCTTCGAAAACCGATTCAAGAAGTTCACGCTCGTCGGGATCGAACGTTTCAGCGTTGAACTCCTCGGGCAGATCGATGGGCCCGTATCCAAATCTCTTGTATTCTTCGTAGACTTCCTCGACAACCGGTCCGAAATTCCATGCCATCACTCGTTCCAAGAACAAGGGTCGGCTAAAATTACCGAGAGCATAGCCCTGAGCGTAGTATAAAAGCTTCTGAACCTTCAAGTTCGACACAGGTTCAGCCCCGCGCTCCTTTGCAAGCCAAACGAAATATTCCGCGATTTCAATAGCCTTCTTCATTTGGTTTTCGTATCATCACTGCAACTAAATATCGTGTGTGGCATTTAGTTGCAATGATGCAACAACAATTTCTCATGATACGGAAACCGGTGACAAAAATCAATCGATTGACGAGACAAAGCATGCGGTAGTACGGCCTCTGAAGTATGAGCTAGACCTTTATCGTTCGGCGTTTTACGGGGGAAGAGAGGACGATGGCGGTGGTTGTGATGCCGTAGGGGGTGAGTTTGTCGATGATCTCCTGGAGGTGTTCGACCGAGGCGACGGCGACCTTCATTATAAAGCTATCACCGCCGGTGCCGCGGTGGCATTCGAGCACCTCGCTCGTCTCTTCGGCGACCTCGATGATGTGGCTGTAGTCCACGCCCGTTATGCTCATCCGGACGAATGCCGTGATCGGCAGCCCGACCTTTGCCGTATCGATCTCCGCCCGATAGCCGGTGATTATCCCGGCATCTTCCAGCTTGCGGACGCGTTCGATAACGGCGGGCGTCGTCAGCCCGACCCGCCGCCCGAGCTCGGCAAAGCTCGTCCGCGCATCTTCCTGCAGCTCGGTAAGTATCTTCCGGTCAATTTCGTCGATCATAAGCTCCCTAAGGCCATTCCGCGGCCTTGGCTTTAGTTTATAAGGTTTTGCCCCGGAAATAAATCACAAAATAAAGCCCGGCCCGCCCATTTCCGAATATTCACTATTCAGATTTCTTTTCGCTTCTATTACAATTATTTATTCAAGGATAACCCGAGACCTTCCCACGGCATCGTAAATTTCGAGGAGCCAACCATGCTTACTGAGACCGCCATTGCCGCAAACGCCGCCGAAACCGATTTTCCGCTCGATAATTTTCACATTACGGACGCCGATCTGCCGACCTTTCGCGATATGCCGTTCGAGGACATCGAGGAACTCGACCTCGACCATCCCGGTGCGAGCGACCCCGAATACCGCACGCGTCGCGGCTACATCGCGAGCCTCGCCAAGAAGTTTCGCGAGACGGGCGTCATCACGGACGTTGATTACAACGACGACGAGCAGGCGATCTGGCGGCACGTCGCCACGCGGCTCGAGGAGCTGCACCAGCGGCACGCCTCGCCGTTCTATCTCAGGGCAAAGCGCGACCTCGGCATCTCGAACGAACGCATCCCGCAGCTGACGGAAATGAACCGCCGGCTCAAGGAGCTGACCAACTTCCGGCTGGCGCCGATCGAGGGCCTCGTCGATACACGTGCTTTCCTGAGCTGGCTCTCGTGGCGGACGATGCTCTCAACGCAGTACATCCGCCACCACTCGCGGCCGGAATATACGCCCGAGCCGGACATCGTCCACGAGGCGATGGGCCACATTCCGATGTTTACCAACCCAAACTTTGCCGATTTTTCGCAGTTCATCGGCCACGGTGCCCGCATCGCGACCGACAAACAGATCGAGGAACTCGGCCGGCTCTATTGGTTCACGGTCGAATTTGGCCTGGTCGAACACGAAGGCGACATCAAGGCCTACGGTGCCGGGCTGCTCTCAAGCTACGGCGAGCTCGTGCACGCTTTTTCGGACAAGGTCGAGCGGCGGCCGTTTGTGCTCGAAGAAGTGATCAACCACGAATACACATACAGCGACATGCAGCCGGTGCTCTACGTCATCCCGTCCTACGCCGAGCTGAAAGAGGTGACGCGCGGATACATCTCAACTTTTGGAAGCTGACAGATGATGGAATTTACGATCAACGGAGAAGCGACCGCCGCCGAGGTCGTCGAGCTTTACCGCGATTGCGGCCTGCCGCGGCCGATAGATGACGAGGACCGCATCGGGCGGATGCTCGCGGGCTCGAACTTGATAGTAACCGCCCGCGAAAACGGCCGGCTCATCGGCATCTCGCGGTCGATCACTGATGGAGCCTGGAGCTGCTATCTCGCCGACCTCGCCGTCGCCACCTCGCACCAAAAAGCAGGCGTCGGCCGCCGCCTCGTCGAGATGACCAAACAGGCCGCCGGCGATGAATCAATGGTCCTCCTCCTCTCCGTCCCGGCCGCCATGGATTACTACCCAAAGATCGGCATGGAACGCCTCGACAACGCATTCATAATCTGGCGGGAGATGTGAGATGTACGTAATCACAAGAAAGCGCCTGAATGAGTTTGCCGAAAAATATCCGGAGACGAACAACGCTCTTGCACGTTGGTATCGTCAAATGAGGCAGAATAGCTTTGCTTCGATCGAAGAGTTACGCGAATTCTTCCCGTCTGCGGACAAGGTCGGGAATCTGACGGTGTTCAATATCGGCGGAAATAAAGTTCGGCTGATAGCGGCGATACACTATAATCGAAAAAAGGTTTATATCCGGGCAGTTTTAACCCATGCCGAATATGACGCCGGAAATTGGAAGGAGTAGATATGCAAGCAGTCGATATTCAGTCCTGGACAAATGTTTCGGACACGGTATTCGTACCGCATAACGAACTTGAGTACGAACGTCTCGTCAAAATGCTCGACGATCTCATTGATCAGGTCGGCGAGGATGAGTCGCATCCGCTTGCTTCGATGATGGATGTTTTGTCGGCTCTGATCGAGAACTACGAGAACGCAAATGTTCCGGAGTTAGCTTTGAAAGGCTGAGGTGATACAAATGGGCGAAAGAAAGATAGACCGGAAAATGATAAATACTGCCGAAGATGAACTCACCAGCTTGTTACGACGAACTCGCCACGCCAGAGGGCTGACTCAAAAGGAACTCGCAAACAGGGCAGGTATAAGTCAATCAAGTATTTCGAAGGTTGAGAACGATCTAACGGACGCCAGTTATTCCATTCTACGAAAGATCGTCGTAGATGGCCTCGGCGGCGAGTTAAAACTGGCGATCAAGCTGTGATTGGGGTCGGAAAGTATGAAAGCAGTTGTTCTTATTGTTTTTTTGGCAATGGCTGTGTTTGCACAGGCTAACGAAGACTCTCTTTACGCCCGGGGTCTTCAGGCCTGTTTGGAAAAAGAGATTGCTTCATACAAAAGTTTTTCGGAGCGGGATTTGCGAAATGTCATTGTAGCGTACGACTTTTACATAACTAGAAATTTGCCGAAAAAGATGGGGGAGATTTCCGTTCGTTATCTGGACGACTCGGAGTTGATTCAAGAATTCAGGAAACTCTCGAAAGAGGAACGAAAGCGCGGAGTTCCATACATCAAGATCTTTCCGATCTCCGATAGGGAGGAAAAGTTGTATTTCGCATACAACACTCGTTGGTTTAGATACTCAGAAAAAGGCGGCTTTTTTTCGGAACGTAGGCTGATTCACACCCATGGTTTAGAAGGCGGATGTAACGCTGAGATCGCGTTCGACCCTTCAGAAAAAAAGTTCTATATTTCGGAGGCAAGCCTTTGGGGTATTTAGCCGATATGGTTTGACAGTTGGTTTTAAGCGGTTTGTAGGATGGACATATGGATAACAAGAATCCACTTGGATTAAAGAAGATACATCACGTTGAGTTTTACGTTGGGAATGCGAAGCAGGCGGAGTTTTATTACCGCAAGGCGTTCGGGGTGTCGTAATCGTAAACCGATGGAGAACCCATTACCCTCAACAAAGATCGGTCAGATCCTGTCTGTTTTAGACGAAATGAGGCAGGCCGGGATCGTCGATAAGTATGCGATCGGCGGGGCATTTGCCGCTATCCTGCACAACGAACCAATATCGACGATAGATCTTGATATTTTCTTTCTCTTCAAAGAAAAGCAGTCGTCGTTGGTTCTTTCATTAGACTCCATTTATGAGTTTGCTCGGGCACGCGGGTTTTCGTTCGATCATGAGTTTGTAAATATCCACGGCTGGTTGGTTCAGTTCGTTGAGGCTAGCCATAGCAAACTTTGGAGCGAAGCAATTGAGAATGCAGTTGTTTTGTCAATCGATGGTCGGGACGCTTATGTGATCGACAAGGAACATCTCGTTGCTATGTGGCTTTTTGCCGGGCGGGCAAAGGACTATCAGAAGATAGCGATGTTCGTGGATGCAGGCATTCTCGATGACGCGAGACTCGCAAGAATTCTGGCGAGACACGACTTGCTGGTAAAATGGGAAACAGATAAGTGGAGGTTTACGAATGGATAGCGAAAGCGAGATTGCAGAACTGACCAAACGCAAAGAGATATCGCGCTCCTATCTTCGGTCCCAAACACCGGAGGCTAAGATCGCCCAGCTTATCAATTTGCAGGAACAGTATTACGAAATGCTGGCGGTTCGTGAGGCGAAAGGCGGCAAACCAATTCCCTCAAGATGGAAGAAATGGTACGCGGCACGGCATCCATGATTGAAAGGTTTTTTTATGACAGACACGAAGAATCCATTAGGACTTAAGAAAATATATCACGTTGAGTTTTTTGTTGGGAATGCGAAGCAGGCGGAGTTTTATTACCGCAAGGCGTTCGGTTTCTCGCGGGTGGCGTATCGCGGGCTTGAGACGGGCGACCGCGAGGTGACGAGCTACGTTTTGCGGCAGAACCGCGTCAATTTTGTGCTGACGACGCCGCTGACACCTGAGCACCCGGCTGCCGAGCACATCAAGCAGCACGGCGATGGCGTCCGCGATATTGCCTTCCAGGTCGAAGATGCCGATCACGCCTATAACGAGGCCGTCAAACGTGGGGCGACGGGCATTACCGAGCCGCACGATATGACCGATGCGAACGGCACGGTCCGCCACGCCGCGATCGCGACCTATGGCGACACGATCCATTCGTTCTATTCCTATCAGGCATCTGCGGCCCCGTCAGCCGACCGTCCGAGCGGCTCGGCCGAAGGAGCCGCGACCGCCGCACAGCAGGAGCGGGTCTATGCATATTCCGGCGCTTTCCTGCCCGGCTTTACCGAGCAGCTCGTCCCCGGCGAGGAGGTCGGCATTCAGCTCGTCGATCACATCGTCGGCAACGTCGAACTCGGGAAGATGAACTACTGGTGCGACTTTTACCGCGACGTGATGGGCTTTGAGCGGTACATTACCTTTGACGACAAAGACATCTCGACCGAGTACTCGGCTCTGATGTCGATCGTGATGAGCGACGGC
This window harbors:
- a CDS encoding helix-turn-helix transcriptional regulator; translation: MGERKIDRKMINTAEDELTSLLRRTRHARGLTQKELANRAGISQSSISKVENDLTDASYSILRKIVVDGLGGELKLAIKL
- a CDS encoding SocA family protein, whose amino-acid sequence is MKKAIEIAEYFVWLAKERGAEPVSNLKVQKLLYYAQGYALGNFSRPLFLERVMAWNFGPVVEEVYEEYKRFGYGPIDLPEEFNAETFDPDERELLESVFEAYGDLSASALVEQTHNEEPWRASKLKSEITTRAMQAFFKRNLFKRM
- the hppD gene encoding 4-hydroxyphenylpyruvate dioxygenase produces the protein MTDTKNPLGLKKIYHVEFFVGNAKQAEFYYRKAFGFSRVAYRGLETGDREVTSYVLRQNRVNFVLTTPLTPEHPAAEHIKQHGDGVRDIAFQVEDADHAYNEAVKRGATGITEPHDMTDANGTVRHAAIATYGDTIHSFYSYQASAAPSADRPSGSAEGAATAAQQERVYAYSGAFLPGFTEQLVPGEEVGIQLVDHIVGNVELGKMNYWCDFYRDVMGFERYITFDDKDISTEYSALMSIVMSDGGHNIKFPINEPAEGKGGKSQIQEYIDFYGSAGAQHVALLCKDILHTVAKLQANGIEFLRVPDTYYDEIPARVGEIDESVEDLKRLGILVDRDDEGYLLQIFTKPVEDRPTVFYEILQRKGCKGFGKGNFKALFVSIEEEQRRRGNL
- a CDS encoding Lrp/AsnC family transcriptional regulator is translated as MIDEIDRKILTELQEDARTSFAELGRRVGLTTPAVIERVRKLEDAGIITGYRAEIDTAKVGLPITAFVRMSITGVDYSHIIEVAEETSEVLECHRGTGGDSFIMKVAVASVEHLQEIIDKLTPYGITTTAIVLSSPVKRRTIKV
- a CDS encoding phenylalanine 4-monooxygenase, which encodes MLTETAIAANAAETDFPLDNFHITDADLPTFRDMPFEDIEELDLDHPGASDPEYRTRRGYIASLAKKFRETGVITDVDYNDDEQAIWRHVATRLEELHQRHASPFYLRAKRDLGISNERIPQLTEMNRRLKELTNFRLAPIEGLVDTRAFLSWLSWRTMLSTQYIRHHSRPEYTPEPDIVHEAMGHIPMFTNPNFADFSQFIGHGARIATDKQIEELGRLYWFTVEFGLVEHEGDIKAYGAGLLSSYGELVHAFSDKVERRPFVLEEVINHEYTYSDMQPVLYVIPSYAELKEVTRGYISTFGS
- a CDS encoding type II toxin-antitoxin system HigB family toxin — translated: MYVITRKRLNEFAEKYPETNNALARWYRQMRQNSFASIEELREFFPSADKVGNLTVFNIGGNKVRLIAAIHYNRKKVYIRAVLTHAEYDAGNWKE
- a CDS encoding GNAT family N-acetyltransferase codes for the protein MMEFTINGEATAAEVVELYRDCGLPRPIDDEDRIGRMLAGSNLIVTARENGRLIGISRSITDGAWSCYLADLAVATSHQKAGVGRRLVEMTKQAAGDESMVLLLSVPAAMDYYPKIGMERLDNAFIIWREM